Within Candidatus Cloacimonadota bacterium, the genomic segment GTTTTACCGGGATTGAGTCCAATTTCTTTGGTCATCTTATTGGGATTGAAGCTGACGATACATAAAGATCCGGCAGGGCACTCACAGAGAGGGATCTCATTCTTCCCCATAGCTTCCCAAGCAGCTAAAGATTTTCCATGACGTCGCCTACGTCTCATGTGACATCTATCTTGCTGATTACATCCGATGTTGACTTCTTTGATAAGACCATTATCATCATTACCCTTTTTACGAAAAATACTCATTTATATCCTCTTTGTTAATTTTCTTTTACCTATAAAACGCAACAATAGGAAGATTATGACATATAATCCTATACTGATTGATATCCATTGGATAGCACCCTGTGGATTCTCAAAGAAGATGCTGAACTGGTAGAAGAGTGTAGCTATGATCCATGCCAGAATTGTCAGATACCCCACAGAGAAGAGAGTCCATTTAAGATTTGTTTCTCGATAGATAGCACCGATAGCAGCCACACAGGGCATGTAGATCAAGACAAATAAAAGATAAGCAAAAGCGTTATTTCTCCCACCGAAACGTTTTATCATCTCACCTTCGCTTTTGATCTCAAACTCTTCTTCTTCACTTGAAAATCCTTCCGGTATTGCCGAAAATGCCTCTCTAATTCCCTGCCAAAATTGAAAATCCTCTTCCTCGATCTCTTCCTCTCCGCCAAGTGTTTCATAAAGAGTTCCCAAGGTTCCTATGATAACCTCCTTAGCAAAAACTCCGGTAAACAAACCGACAGTTGCCGGCCAGTTATCCTGACTTATTCCCATTGGTGAAAAGATTGGGGTAAGATATCTCCCTGTAGCACTCAAGATCGATTTTTCAGATTCAGCAAAGCGAAACTGCCCGTCAGTACCCAATGAGTTGAGAAAAGAGAGCACGATTACTGCTAAAATAATGACTTTACCCGCTCTGAGGATAAAACTCTTCAATCTCCGCCAAGTATGCATAAAGATTCCGTTCATAGTCGGAATATGATAGAGTGGTAACTCCATAACGAATGATGAAGTCTCTCCTTTGAAGAGGGTGCTTTTGAATATGAAACCGGTAAAAATTGCCAAGAGGATGCCGATCAAATATAATAGAAAGATGATCCTTCCTCCGGTTGCAGGAAAGAATATGGCAGCAAATAGAGCATAAACAGGCAGTTTAGCTCCACAAGACATAAAGGGATTGATGAGGATCGTCAAAATCCTGTCCTTTTCATTCTCCAAGGTTCGGGTTGCCATTATTGCCGGCACATTACAACCAAAGCCAACCAGCATCGGAATGAAAGCTTTGCCGGGTAAGCCGATATAACGCATAAAACGATCCATAACAAAGGCAGCACGAGACATGTAACCCGAATCTTCCAGTATGGATAATGAGAAGAAGATAAAAAATATGGGTGGTATAAAGGTTGATACCGTTCTGATTCCATTCCCTATACCGTGAGCTAAAAAGGTGATCAACCAAGCCGGCGCATTAATCGACATTAATAAATGGGCAAATCCATCGACAAATATAGTGCCGAAGAATCTGTCAAAAAACTCGATAAAGGGTTCCCCGACTCCAATAGTAAGAAGAAAGACCAGATACAGGATCACTAAAAATATCGGTACTCCGAATAAACGATTTAGTACAATTTGATCAATGACATCGGTCAACCCTCTTTGAAAATGGCTCTCTTTATGAATAACATCCTTAGTTAAGCCGTTTATGAAACCGTAACGACCATCGAGCACTACTATATCTGCCTCTTGTCCGGTATGTTTACTGATCTTATGAGAAGCTGCTTGTACATGATCAGCTAACTCTCTATTGGTTAATTCTGAAGCCAAGGGATCGCTCTCCAGAAGCTTTATTGCTAACCAACGACTATCAACGGCATGTTTATCAGCATAAGGCTCAACCTCTTTCTGTAATTCCCCGATTACCTCTTCTACAATAGAATCATAATACACCTTAGTTGGAGATATTGGTGTTGCTTGCATCGCCGACAAAATTGTGTCTTTCAGTTCTTCCAGACCACTCTTCTTACTCGCTATTATAGGAACTACAGGACATCCTAAATGTTGTGCCAAATGTTCTACTTCGATCTTGACTCTTCGCTGTTGTGCTACATCCATCATATTTAGTGCCACAATGAGCGGTCTTTTCATTTCTATGATCTGAGTTGTCAGATAAAGACTTCGTTCTAGATTTGAGGCATCGATAATATTTACGACTAAATCGGGCTCATTATGTAAGATATATTCACGAGCTATCTTTTCATCTAAAGAGTAAGCAGAAAAGGAGTAGATCCCAGGCAGGTCAACAACTTCAATTTTCTGATCTTGATGAATATATTGACCCTCTTTCCGTTCTACAGTAACACCCGGCCAATTACCGACCCGTTGTTTAAACCCTGTCAGAGCATTGAAGAGAGTAGTTTTGCCACTATTGGGATTGCCTGCTAAAGCTATTTTCAAAGTTTTCATAGTATTACATTTTTCCTTATGGCTTTTTGCGACAAAGGGAACAGAGTCCCTTTATTCTCACAGTGTTATCTTGCATGGAAAAACCGTTATGTTTAGCAATACGGTTTAATACCCGCTCTAATTCTTCATCTGTCTGTTCCACTATCCTGCCACAGGCAACACAGAGCAGATGCAGATGATTGGGATGACCATAGATATGCTCATAATGCTCTTTGCTTTCATCACACATAGATTTGCGGATCAATCCTGCTTGTAGCAGATAGGGGAGGGTGCGATATACAGTTGCCAGAGATACATTGCTTTTATTATTACGCATCATTTGATACAACTCCTCTGCATCGAAATGAGAATGAATTGCAAAAACGGCATCTAAAATCGCTTCACGTGGTCGGGTTAACTTCAAACCTCGTGATTGTAAATAATTAATGAATACTTCTCTGTATTCCATTGTATTCATACTCCTTGAACACTCGATAACTTAGGTAACACGATTTTCAAACCACTGAACACTGTCAAGATATAAATGAGAATAATACTCATTTGCATTTCAGCGGCTAAGATTGCTAACTAATTGATTCTGAGGTTAAGCCGATTTTAAATGAGAGCGATATAGGATTTAACTTGTTATGAACCATTAGGAAGGGATATAGTCGGATATATCCGACTATATCCCTTCCTAATGGTTAAATTTAAGAAACACAACTCAAATTGATAAGTTAACTATAGTGTAATGATTAATAATACTGTGAATTGAGTAAAAGTATCGGTTTTCTGGTATTCTGTAATTATAGGTTGATAAGCAAAGACGAGAGTATCGAAAGGTTGACAATCTTTAGATAATAAAATATTTGTTAATCGTGTGATAAGCGATTTTAGTGAGAATAATATAAGAAGGTTATCGTAAAAAATACAACATGTGTATTCTGTGATTTAAATCAATCCTTTTATTGGAGGTAAATATGAGAGAAAGGATGTGCGGTTTTATGGTGTTGATAATCATCTCTCTGTTAGTCATTAGTTGCAGTGAGAAAACAACCGAGCCGGAGAATAGGGTTTCTACACCGGAATTCGATCCACCGGCAGGTATCTATTCTCCACCACTATTTGTTGCTATAACCTGTGAAACAGAAGGAGTAATCATCAGGTATACAACCGATGGTAGTATGCCAACATCGTCATCATCAAGATATACAGAACCGATTGAGATCATAACCCATACACAATTAAGGGCTGTAGCTTTCAAATTCGGCTGGAAGGAGAGTTTTCCCGGTAATGCATATTATGAAATTTATGATATAGTTCCTGATGCTATTCACCCATCAGAAGGTGACGGTACGGAAGAAAATCCTTATCAGATAGCGACACTGGAGAATCTTTACTGGATTAGTGCAAATTCTGATAAATGGAGTAAACATTATATGCAAACTGCCGATATTGATGCTTCAGCAACCAGCGACTGGTTTGATGAACAGGGTTGGTTACCGATAGGATGGTCTCCTACTGATGGTAGATATGGGTGTTTTACGGGAACATATGATGGTCAGGGTTATACCATTGAAGGCTTGTATTCAAATCGCAGTGAAATGAATGGTAATGGTCTTTTGGGTATAGTCAGGAATGCATCAATTCAGAATCTGTTTATGACAAATGTTGATATTACAGGAGATTGGTATGTAGGTGGTTTGGCAGCTATGGCATGTAATTCTGAAATAATAAACTGCCATGTCTCCGGAGTTGTTAATGGTACTCGCTGTGTTGGAGGTCTTGTTGGTAGTGCTTATTTTTACTCAAGAGTTTCCGACAGCAGCAGTAGTGCTTATGTCAACGGAGATGTTGAATCGGGTGGATTGATTGGACGTGCTGATTTTTCTATAGTTGAAAATAGTTATAGTAAAGGTATTGTTGAAGGAAATAGATGGATCGGTGGTTTAGTTGGTACTCTATGGTATTCCTCAATAGTTAATAGTTATTGCACGGGTGATGTAACAGGTGATAGTGTAGTTGGTGGTTTAGTAGGTATGAATGGGAATGTATCTTTGATAACGAACTGTTACAGTACTGGTAGTGTAACCGGTGAAGAGGATACCGGGGGACTAGTTGGAATAACATCAGAAGGAGTTGTTGTGGAGAGTTTCTGGGATTTTGAAACTTCCGGGCAGACTGAAAGTTCAGGTGGAGAGGGAAAAAGTACGGAAGAAATGAAGACTGAGTCCACTTATACGGATGTGGGCTGGGATTTTGATACCATCTGGTCGATAAACGGAAATATCAATGAAGGTTATCCTTATCTACAAAGTAACCTGCCAAACTGAAACTGGGGATTGGATAATCACGTATGTAAATTCCTGATAAAAATTCAAAAATATTGACAATTAAGCCCTATCAAAAATTATTTCAATCTCTATAACTTATGAATTATAAAGCAGATAAGGAGATTGAAAGTAATGTCAGACAAAGTTAAAACAGCGATAACACCAACAAGAAATGAGGATTATCCTCAGTGGTATCAGCAGGTAATCAAGGCAGCGGATTTAGCGGAGAATAGTGAAGTACGGGGCTGTATGGTTATCAAACCATGGGGATATGCGATCTGGGAAAATATTCAGAGCAGTTTAGATGCGATGTTTAAAGAGACGGGGCATCGGAATGCCTATTTTCCCCTCTTCATCCCGAAGAGTTTCTTTGAGAAAGAAGCTGAACACGTCGAAGGATTTGCCAAAGAATGTGCTGTAGTTACTCACAGCCGTTTAGAAGATGATGGTAAAGGTGGTCTTAAAGCAGCTGGCGAGTTAACAGAACCTTTGATAGTCAGACCAACCAGTGAGACGATCATAGGAGCTTCGTTCAGCCGTTGGGTAAGTTCATATCGTGATTTACCTTTATTGATCAATCAATGGGCTAATGTTGTACGTTGGGAATTACGGACTCGACTCTTTTTACGCACTACCGAATTCCTTTGGCAGGAAGGTCATACCGTTCATGCCTCTGAAGAAGAGGCGGTAGAAGAGACTTACCGTATGCTCGATGTCTATGCTGAATTTGCCGAAAAATATCTGGCAATACCGGTAATTAAAGGCGAGAAGACAGCTGGAGAGCGTTTCCCTGGTGCATTGCAGACTTTCTGTATCGAAGCGATGATGCAAGATAGAAAGGCATTACAATCAGGAACTTCGCACTTTTTAGGGCAGAATTTTGCCAAAGCATCAGAGATCAAATTTCAGAGTAAAGAGGGGCGTGAAGAATATGCCTGGACTACCTCTTGGGGGGTATCTACCAGAATGATCGGTGCTTTGATCATGGCACACAGTGATGATGATGGTCTGATCTTACCACCCAGAATAGCTCCTGCTCATATCGCCATTATTCCTATTCATCGCAATGAAGAAGATAGGATAGTAGTAGATAATTATATCAAGAAGCTCTTGCAGGACTTGAAAGGGTTAACTTATCATGACCGTAAGCTCTTAATAGAATATGATACCCGAGATATTAACGGTGGAGAAAAGAACTGGCAGTGGATCAAGAAAGGTATCCCTATTCGTTTGGAGATAGGACCTCGTGATGTGCAAAACGATTCTGTCTTTATGGGACAGCGTACTAAATCTCCCAAAGAGAAGAAATCGATATCAAGGACTGAGTTTGTCAACAATGTTATCTCTTATCTTGATGCAATACAGGAAGAGATCTATAATCGAGCATTAGAGTTAAGAAAGCAACATACCAAAAAAATAGATGATAAAGAAGAATTTTACCGCTTCTTTACTCCCAAGAATGAAGATAAACCGGAGATCCATGGTGGTTTTGCCTTTTCACACTGGTGCGGCAGCACAGAATGTGAAGATAAGATCAAAGATGATCTGAAAGTGACTATCCGCTGTATTCCCTTAGAAGGGGAAAGAGAGGAAGGTATCTGCTTTTTGTGCGGTAAGAAGAGCGAACAACGGGTCTATTTTGCCAAGAATTATTAATTTACTTCGGATTTTGGACTAAAGAGATGAGATTCAGGTTAAATAAGCACGAAGACGAGATTACTTTAGAAGCTTTTCTAAAGGCGGTAGGAGCAAATGATGACTATCAACAAATACGCTTCATGATCAAGGATGGCAAAGTCTGGGTAAACGGAGATAAGGAAATTGCCCGAAGAAGGTTGTTGAAAGCCGGCGATAATGTAGCTTTTGAGGATCGTTACTATATAATATTTCCGCACCGTGAAGAGTATGTCAAGAAACCAAGAAAACCTGAAAAAGATCAGAGAGGTAGTCCTTTTGACGAAAGAATTAAGACCGAAAAGGTGTTGCATCATAAGAAACCGTTACAGTGGTCCGAGAAGAAGGTAGTGAAGAAGGTAAAGAGCAAGACAGATAGCAGTAAAGAGAATAGTTAATGAAATGTAGTACAGCAGTAATATGTATTGGTAGTGAATTACTCTCGGGACGGGTGGTTAACTCGAATCTTTCTTTTCTAGGATTAGAACTGGAAAAAATCGGCTTACCAATTAAGTATTCTGTTATTGTTCCCGATGATGAATCTTCTATTACAGACTCTCTGAATGATTGTTTAAAAAGAAGCAATGTCATTATAACAGTTGGAGGTTTGGGACCAACATCTGACGATATTACCAAAAGAAGTATCGCTCTGTTTCTTGGAAAACCATTGAATTTCAATGAAGAGATTTGGTCATCGACCAATCAGAGATTTGCTCGTAGAGGATTGTCAACTCCCGAGTGTAATCGCAGTCAGGCAGAAGTACCCCAAGATTTTGTTGTTTTAAAGAACGACTTGGGTACTGCCCCGGGTTTATATTATGATCATGGAGAACAGCTTATAATAATGCTACCTGGTGTTCCTACTGAAATGAAGGCATTATTTACTGAGAAAGTAAAACCCTTACTTGTTGATAAATATCATGCAAAATCGTTGATAGTGAGAACTATTCATACGATAGATATTCCCGAATCGCAATTAGCAGACATGATCAAAGATATCAGCCTACCCGATAAAGTTAACTTGGCTTTTTTATCACAGCCGGGCAGGGTTGATCTCCGGATCAGTAGTGCTGATGAAGTTTTGATTAATTCAATTTTTCATTCGCTATGCGAAAGATGTAATCCGAACATCTGGGGATATGATGAAGAGTCATTACCGGGTATAATACACAATCTGATGATCTCCGGAGATTTAAAGCTCTCCATAGCAGAGTCTTGTACCGGTGGTCTTATTCAGGCAAAGTTAACCGATATTCCGGGCGCTTCTGCTTTCTTCAGTGGTGGAGTCGTTACTTATAGTGATCAAGCCAAGATGGATTTGCTGGGTGTCAGTAAGGTTTGTCTGGAGGAATATGGAGCTGTTAGTACCGAAACAGCGGAGGAGATGGCAGAAGGTGTTCGGAAGAAATTCAAGTCTGATATTGGTGCTGCAGTCACCGGAATAGCCGGTCCAACAGGGGGAACTGAAGAAAAACCGGTGGGTATGGTCTGTTTTGCAGTGTCTCATAAAAAGATGATAAAATCGTGGAAAAGAATATTTCCGGGAAATCGGGAATCGATCAGAGAGAATGCTACCTTTTTCCTCTTAAATTTGATCCGCCAAACCTTAATAACAAAAATATAATAAAATGAGAGCTAATCATGTTTAATTTAGTTGAGCATATACGACAAAATTACTATCGTAAAAAAGGCCAGAAACTACTCGTGCAAGGTAAACCGGAGAAGGCATATCTGTATCTGGAAAAAGCTCTAATGTTAGAAGACAATCCGGGAAATATCTATAATTTGGCTCTAGCTCTATTAGCAATGAAGCGATTTGCAGAGGCAGAAAACTATCTTAAGAAAATACTTTCGTCATATCCGGAAAATGAGCTGGCAACTCTGACATTGGCAGAGTTATATATGCAACAAAGAGAGTGGGATCAGGCAAAAGAACTGCTGGTCAAGTTGGTCGAATTTCATCCAACTAATCAGAACTACAAAAAATATTTAGAGAGGATCAGTGATCCGGAACTGAGAGAGAAATACATCAAAGCGAAAGAGTTATTAAACGAATCACAACGACTTTTGGAAAAGAAGGAGATCAAAGAAGCACTCAAGACTCTTCTTGAAGCAGAGATATGTGATCCGGAAAATCCGTATATCCAGAACAATCTCGGATATTTTTATCTAATGCTGGAAAAACAACCAAAGAAGGCACTCACCTATTTTCAGAAAGCTTATCAACTTGAACCGGAAAATCCGAAGTTCCGGCAAAATCTATATCGAGTCAGGAAACAAATCCGCAAATGAAAAGGAAAAGGAAGCTTGTTAAATGGATTTTTTGGATTTTGATCATCTTAATCCTTATTTATAATCCGCTGTCTGCCAGATTGATGACTCTGATAGTGGCCAAAGCACATAATTTAGATACTCAACTCTTCTATCGGTTAGTAGCGGCCGAAAGTTCTTTTCGAACTCTGGCATACTCCCGAAACAAAGCTATCGGATTAGGTCAGGTACAGGTAAATACGGCTAAATATATATTCCCTCAATATGTTGAAGGTATGCTTTGGTTTCCTCCTACAAATCTACATATTTCTGCTATTTATTTTCGATACCTGCTCAATAAATACCGTGATAATGTATCACTCTCTTTAGCTGCCTATAACTGGGGAGAAGCAAATGTTGACAGGAAGATCAAAGAAGAAAGAATAATCATTGATAGCGAAACTAATTATCGCCATCTCTTTAGAAATGTCCCGGAGACCTACTTCTTTATCAAAAAAATACTGGAATAGAAATAACTTTACATGCTTTAAGTGTCTATTATTAATGAAATTAGAAATAAAAAATCATGGAGGAATCATGAAAATTTTCGTACTATTCTTAACCGTAATTGTTACTGCTTTGATCGTTAGCTCTTGTGCCAAAGCAGAAGAGGTTGAATATGATCATCAGATCATTACAGATGGTATCAACCAATTAACTTTCGATATTTTGCCATTGTTGAACAACCAAAACACTTTTTTCTCACCATATTCTATTTCTTCTGCACTGGCTATGACTTATGCCGGAGCAAGAGGAAACACTGAGCAAGAGATGTCTCAAGTACTCTATTTTGCTGAAGATCAGAAGGTTTTCCACCCCTCTTTCCAAAAACTTAATCAAGAACTGGAGAATCGAAAAAGAGAGGGGATAGTTCTCAATAATGCCAATGCTTTGTGGGTTGACTATACAGCTAATCTAAGCAACGATTTCCTTAACCTAAATAATCGTTACTATGGAGCCGGAGCAGAGAGGTTGGATTTCTTTAGAGAAACCGAAGCGAGCAGATTACATATCAATGAGTGGGTTGAAGAGAAGACAGAAGAGAAGATCAAGGACTTACTATCTCCGGGTGATGTAACACCGGATACGAGATTGATCCTGACAAATGCCATATATTTTCTGGGTAGCTGGTTGGAAGAGTTTAATCCTGAAATGACTCGAGAGCAGAATTTCTATGTTACTCCACAACGAGGTACCAGAGTTCCTTTTATGAGAAGAGATGATTCTTTACAATATGTAGAAAAAGCTGATTATCAAATGGTGCAACTTCCATATACAGGGGAAGAACTCGCTATGGTCATAATTTTACCGAAGAAGGATATTCCACTTGCATCAATTATAGAGAACTTGGATAATGATAAGTTTAATGAGGCATTAGAATCGCTTACTATTGAAAAGGTCGATCTTCAGCTACCAAAATTTAAGTTTGAAGCTAAGTACAATATGAAAGATATGTTTAGAAAATTAGGCATGATCGAAGCTTTTTCCGAATATGCTGACTTCACTGCCATGACAAGTGATGAAGAGAGATTCTTTATTGATGAGATCATTCACCAAGCATTTGTCGAGGTTGATGAAAAGGGAACAGAAGCAGCTGCGGCGACAGCTGTAGTGATGAGGACTACTTCTATCGATGGACCTCAACCGATAATCTTTAGAGCTGACAGACCATTCCTCTTCTTTATCAATGATACGGTTACCAATACAATACTTTTCAGCGGAACTCTTATAAATCCACAGAAATAAGAAAAAGTACATTTTTCACAACCCTTAGCGAAGTGTACAACTTGTTTAATTCAGAAAGTACACCTTCCTAAGGGTTGTTTTTTTAACTACTATCTTGAGTGGAAAAACAAGCATTTACGATAAATAACTTGACTAATATTTTTCAATTTACTAGATGTCTCCTGAGATGTATTAGGTTGTTGGTGATTTATATTTTTGAAAAAAAACGGGAGGTTGTTATGAATAAAACACCCGTTACATTGGAGTATATGTGAGAATGTTAAGGTAATATATGAACTCTAACTCTAATAAAAAAGTCAAGTTAATAACTATTTTCTTTTCTACTACCAATTCTTTCAAAAATCTATCAGTAAACTACTTTATCACCCTAAAGAGCTTCAGGAGATCCATTATGTTAAGTTCTAAAAAGCCCTCTATTAAGTTATTTTTTTTTATATCAATAATCTTGGTACTATGTATTAGTTCCTTCACCAATCTTGAAGCTACAACAGTAACTATTGGTTCGGGAACCGACACTAATACTAACTGGGGAGTTGCTCCGGTTAATATTAGTTACAGGAGCTTACGAACCCAGACCATCTATACGGCATCAGAATTAAACACCGCTGGGATGATGGGCCAAAATGTCATTACTGCTCTCGCCTATTATGTGACTGATGCTCCTGCCTATTCATTACCGGATTTTAGGATCAGAATGAGGCATACATCAGCAATTGATGGAACGGAGCATATCGAAGGACCATATCAGGAGGTATATTTTAACTCTTCTTATATGCCTACTGCCGGTGGGTGGAACGTTATTGAATTATCAACAGCATTCGTCTGGAATGGGGTTGATAATATCCTCGTTGACACAGCATTTGGTTATCTTTGGTCTACAACTGCTTCAGGAAGGCAAAGGATATATTCTCAGACAAACGGTATGCGATATGCCGGATCGAGTTTTGGTGATCAGACGAATGAGGAAACGAATGCAGTCGTTAATTACAAACCTCAGATACAGTTTACTTATCATCCTCTGGTACTCCCTGTACCGCAAAATCTTACAGCTATACCGGGGAGTATGGTCATCTATCTTAATTGGGAAGAGCCGGAGGTAACGAACAGGGAGCGAGTATTTCAATTAATAGGTTATAATATATATAGAGAACAGACTATGATCAATCTCAATCCAATCGAAATCACCGAATACGCAGACTATGATGTCCTGAATGATGTAACATATGAATATTATGTAACGGCACTCTATGTCGAGGGTGAATCTGAACCATCAAATATTGTCGAGGTTATTCCCGAGCCACTCCCTGTACCGCAGAATTTGACAGCAACGAGTGGGAACGGAGAGATCGGGTTGGCTTGGGTTCCTCCTGATTATGAGGATAATACCGGTCGAGATCGTAATCTTATTCTTCTGGGGTATAATGTATATCGTGACTGGGTTCTGATCAATTCTGAATTGGTATTAGAAACAACATATAACGACACAGATCTAGTTATCGGCGCATCATACCTCTATTTTGTCACGGCGGTATACAATGTTGATGAATCCTTTTATTCTAACCCTGTACAGGTTACAGCGCTCGGAGGGCTTTATAACCTGTCGGTTGCTATCTCTCCCGATAATACCGGCTCGGTATCAGGTGATACGGGTGAGATATATGCGGGGCAATCGATAACCTTCGAGGCGATTCCCGAGGCAGGGTATGATTTGATCAACTGGACATATACACCCGATCCACGTAATTCGGTCAGAGAGGTTTTCAGCACGGATAACCCCCTGACCTTTACAATGCCGGAGAACGACCTGCATCTGGTGGCTAATTTCGGTTCTACCTCAGGCTTTGCAGGCGGGTTTGGAACAGCAGAGAGACCGTGGGAGATAGTAAACAGAATCCATCTCAATCTTGTCAGGAATCATCTCGGTCCTTCTCACGGTGATAAACATTTCAGATTAATGAATAACATCTGGTTTTATATGCCACCCTATCAGGATGAAAACTGGGAACCGTTCGGCTTCTATGATATCATAGCACCGGTTGCTTTTGAAGGTACTTTCGATGGTGGCTCGAATACGATTTATTATTTATGGATAGATCGTCCAAACCAGAATTTCATCGGTCTTTTCGGTTATGTGAAAAATGCCACGATCGTCGACCTGAATCTCTCCGATGCTCTTGTAACCAGTGGTGATTATGGAATTGGTACTTTATTCGGAACTATTGAAGATTCGGAGATAATTAACTGCCACGTGCAGGGTGAGGTTTCGGGATCTTATACAGCAATAGGTGGTCTTGCTGGTTCTCTTCTGGGAGGAACGATAACAGGTTGCAGCGCCAATGTGACAGTGAATGGACATTATGATACCGGAGGGCTGATCGGAGAGATCAATAGTCAGGGCAAGGTCTCGGAAAGCCATAGTTTAGGGAGTGTTTACGGATATGGCACTGTTGGAGGATTAGCCGGCTTTTCTCTCGGGGTGCTAGAATCTAGTTATTCCGAAAGTAATGTAACCGCTTCTGCCGGTAATACGGGGGGATTAGCCGGTGTTTCTGCCGGTATGATCACACAATGCTATGCTACGGGAGTTATTAGTGCTCAGGGTAATAATGTAGGTGGTCTCGTCGGGTACTCCACAGGGAACATATATAGTAGTTTTGCGACCGGTAACGTTACGGCAACAGTGAATAACGGTTTTCACGTCGGGGGTTTAGTTGGTAGTCAATATCACGCTACCGGGGCAAGATTTATCATCAACAGTCATTCGACCGGTACTGTGAACGGATATGCTTATGCAGGCGGGTTAGTTGGTAAACTGGAAAACGGGCAGGTATTAAGCAGTTATTCGTCATCATCTGTCTCGGGTTCATTATGGCTCGGTGGTCTTGTAGGCTTGATGGAGAATGGGGTCATCGAGAGAAGCTATGCCCTGGGTAATATCCCTACTGCCGGCGGTCTCAAAAAGGGTGGTCTCGTTGGTGAAATGATCGATAGTGAGATCAGTAATAGTTATGCCAGGGGTAA encodes:
- a CDS encoding competence/damage-inducible protein A; this translates as MKCSTAVICIGSELLSGRVVNSNLSFLGLELEKIGLPIKYSVIVPDDESSITDSLNDCLKRSNVIITVGGLGPTSDDITKRSIALFLGKPLNFNEEIWSSTNQRFARRGLSTPECNRSQAEVPQDFVVLKNDLGTAPGLYYDHGEQLIIMLPGVPTEMKALFTEKVKPLLVDKYHAKSLIVRTIHTIDIPESQLADMIKDISLPDKVNLAFLSQPGRVDLRISSADEVLINSIFHSLCERCNPNIWGYDEESLPGIIHNLMISGDLKLSIAESCTGGLIQAKLTDIPGASAFFSGGVVTYSDQAKMDLLGVSKVCLEEYGAVSTETAEEMAEGVRKKFKSDIGAAVTGIAGPTGGTEEKPVGMVCFAVSHKKMIKSWKRIFPGNRESIRENATFFLLNLIRQTLITKI
- a CDS encoding tetratricopeptide repeat protein, which gives rise to MFNLVEHIRQNYYRKKGQKLLVQGKPEKAYLYLEKALMLEDNPGNIYNLALALLAMKRFAEAENYLKKILSSYPENELATLTLAELYMQQREWDQAKELLVKLVEFHPTNQNYKKYLERISDPELREKYIKAKELLNESQRLLEKKEIKEALKTLLEAEICDPENPYIQNNLGYFYLMLEKQPKKALTYFQKAYQLEPENPKFRQNLYRVRKQIRK
- a CDS encoding transglycosylase SLT domain-containing protein yields the protein MKRKRKLVKWIFWILIILILIYNPLSARLMTLIVAKAHNLDTQLFYRLVAAESSFRTLAYSRNKAIGLGQVQVNTAKYIFPQYVEGMLWFPPTNLHISAIYFRYLLNKYRDNVSLSLAAYNWGEANVDRKIKEERIIIDSETNYRHLFRNVPETYFFIKKILE
- a CDS encoding serpin family protein; amino-acid sequence: MKIFVLFLTVIVTALIVSSCAKAEEVEYDHQIITDGINQLTFDILPLLNNQNTFFSPYSISSALAMTYAGARGNTEQEMSQVLYFAEDQKVFHPSFQKLNQELENRKREGIVLNNANALWVDYTANLSNDFLNLNNRYYGAGAERLDFFRETEASRLHINEWVEEKTEEKIKDLLSPGDVTPDTRLILTNAIYFLGSWLEEFNPEMTREQNFYVTPQRGTRVPFMRRDDSLQYVEKADYQMVQLPYTGEELAMVIILPKKDIPLASIIENLDNDKFNEALESLTIEKVDLQLPKFKFEAKYNMKDMFRKLGMIEAFSEYADFTAMTSDEERFFIDEIIHQAFVEVDEKGTEAAAATAVVMRTTSIDGPQPIIFRADRPFLFFINDTVTNTILFSGTLINPQK